Proteins encoded together in one Eubalaena glacialis isolate mEubGla1 chromosome 7, mEubGla1.1.hap2.+ XY, whole genome shotgun sequence window:
- the EPM2AIP1 gene encoding EPM2A-interacting protein 1: MWMTPKRSKMEIDESRGFRAEWTQRYLVVEPPEGEGALCLVCRRLVVATGEPDVRHHYEAEHDYYERYVAEGERAALVERLRQGDLPEAAPLTPEERAARAGLGLARLLALKGCGWGEGDFVHRCMEVMLRDVLPDHVSVLNGIDLSPEITRQRVLDINQNLRSQLFNRAKDFKAYSLALDDQAFVAYENYLLVFVRGVGHDLEVQEELLTIINLTHHFSVGALMAAILEALQTAGLSLQRMVGLTTTHTLRMIGENSGLVSYMREKAVSPNCWNVIHYSGFLHLELLSSYDVDVNQIVNAISEWIVLIKTRGVRRPEFQALLTESESEHGERVNGRCLNNWLRKGKTLKLIFSLRKEIKTFLVSIGATTVHFTDKEWLCDFGFLVDIMDYLRELSELLRVSKVFAAAAFDHICAFEVKLNLLQRHIEEKNLTHFVALSQVVDELKGHLQEDEKILDPDRYRVVICRLQKEFERHFKDLKFIKKDLELFANPFSFKPEYAPISVRVELTKLQANTNLWNEYRSKDLGQFYAGLSAESYPIIKGVACKVASLFDSSKICEKAFSYLTRNQHTLSQPLTDEHLHALFRIATTEIEPLWDDLVRGRNESNP, encoded by the coding sequence ATGTGGATGACGCCCAAGAGGAGCAAAATGGAAATCGACGAGTCTCGGGGGTTCCGGGCCGAGTGGACCCAGCGGTACCTAGTGGTGGAGCCTCCGGAGGGCGAGGGCGCCCTGTGCCTGGTGTGTCGCCGCCTGGTCGTAGCCACCGGCGAACCCGACGTCAGGCACCACTACGAGGCCGAGCACGACTATTACGAGCGGTATGTGGCGGAGGGCGAGCGCGCGGCCCTGGTGGAGCGTCTGCGTCAGGGCGACTTGCCCGAGGCCGCCCCGCTCACTCCGGAGGAGAGAGCTGCTCGTGCAGGTCTCGGGCTCGCCCGCCTCTTGGCCTTGAAGGGTTGCGGCTGGGGCGAGGGGGACTTTGTACACCGGTGCATGGAGGTGATGCTGAGAGATGTGCTGCCCGATCACGTAAGCGTTCTGAATGGCATTGATTTATCTCCGGAGATCACGCGGCAGAGGGTCCTGGACATTAACCAAAATCTACGCAGTCAGCTTTTTAACCGAGCCAAGGACTTTAAAGCCTATTCCCTTGCCTTGGACGACCAGGCTTTTGTGGCCTATGAGAACTACCTCCTGGTCTTTGTCCGCGGCGTAGGCCACGATTTGGAGGTGCAAGAAGAGCTTCTGACCATAATCAACCTGACTCATCACTTCAGTGTTGGTGCCCTCATGGCGGCAATCCTTGAGGCCCTGCAGACGGCAGGGCTTAGCCTGCAGCGGATGGTTGGACTGACCACGACCCACACTCTGAGGATGATTGGTGAGAACTCAGGACTGGTGTCATACATGAGAGAAAAGGCTGTAAGCCCCAACTGTTGGAATGTGATCCATTATTCAGGATTTCTTCACTTGGAACTGTTGAGCTCCTACGATGTAGATGTTAATCAAATCGTAAATGCCATATCTGAATGGATAGTTTTGATTAAGACCAGAGGCGTTAGGCGGCCGGAATTTCAGGCTTTACTAACTGAATCTGAATCAGAGCACGGTGAAAGGGTTAATGGACGCTGTCTGAACAATTGGCTTAGAAAAGGGAAGACTTTAAAACTAATATTTTCCttaagaaaagagataaaaacatTCTTGGTTTCGATAGGGGCAACAACGGtccatttcacagacaaggaatGGCTTTGTGACTTTGGCTTCTTGGTGGATATTATGGACTACCTTCGAGAACTCAGCGAACTATTGAGAGTGAGTAAAGTCTTTGCTGCTGCTGCCTTTGACCATATTTGTGCCTTTGAAGTGAAGCTGAATTTACTTCAGAGACATATCgaggaaaaaaatctaacacaCTTTGTCGCCTTGAGCCAGGTTGTTGATGAGCTTAAAGGGCATCTTCAAGAAGACGAAAAAATACTCGATCCTGATAGGTATCGAGTGGTGATCTGTCGCCTACAAAAAGAGTTTGAGAGACATTTCAAGGACCTCAAGTTCATTAAAAAGGACTTAGAGCTTTTTGCAAATCCATTTAGCTTTAAACCTGAATATGCACCTATTTCAGTAAGGGTGGAGCTAACAAAACTTCAGGCAAATACTAACCTTTGGAACGAATACAGAAGCAAAGACTTAGGGCAGTTCTATGCCGGATTGTCTGCTGAATCTTACCCGATTATCAAAGGGGTTGCCTGTAAGGTGGCATCCTTGTTTGATAGTAGCAAAATCTGTGAAAAGGCTTTTTCATATTTGACTCGAAACCAACACACTTTGAGCCAGCCATTGACAGACGAACACCTCCATGCCCTGTTTCGGATTGCCACCACTGAAATAGAGCCGCTTTGGGATGATCTTGTGAGAGGAAGAAATGAATCAAATCCATAA